The following proteins are encoded in a genomic region of Corylus avellana chromosome ca4, CavTom2PMs-1.0:
- the LOC132177320 gene encoding MLP-like protein 28 translates to MSLFGRVEVDVEIKAPAEKFHEVFSGRPHHVSNVCPDKVQGCALHEGDWGNEGSVIYWDYVHDGQAKVAKDKIEAIDDTNKSVTFKVIEGDLLQEYKSFKITVQATPKGEGSLVHWSLEYEKLKEDVPDPKTLLQFLIDVSKDIGAHLTA, encoded by the exons ATGAGTCTATTTGGGAGGGTGGAGGTTGATGTAGAAATTAAAGCTCCTGCTGAAAAGTTTCATGAGGTTTTCAGCGGCAGGCCACACCACGTATCCAATGTCTGCCCTGACAAAGTCCAGGGTTGTGCTTTGCATGAAGGAGATTGGGGCAATGAGGGCTCTGTCATCTACTGGGATTATGTCCATG ATGGGCAAGCCAAAGTTGCTAAGGACAAAATTGAAGCAATAGATGATACAAACAAGTCGGTCACTTTCAAAGTGATTGAAGGGGATCTTCTGCAGGAGTACAAGAGCTTCAAAATCACTGTTCAAGCTACTCCCAAGGGTGAGGGCAGCTTGGTCCACTGGAGCTTGGAATACGAGAAGCTGAAGGAGGATGTTCCAGATCCAAAGACATTGCTTCAGTTTCTAATTGATGTCAGCAAAGACATTGGTGCTCACCTTACCGCATAG
- the LOC132177325 gene encoding MLP-like protein 28 produces the protein MSLFGKVEADVEIKASAEKFHEILGGRPHHISNVCPDKIQGCALHEGDWGTEGSVIYWDYVHDGQAKVAKEKIEAIDETNKSITFKVIEGDLLKEYKSFKIVVQATPKGEGSLVHWSMEYEKLKEDVPEPKTLLQFAVDMSKDIDGHLTA, from the exons ATGAGTCTGTTTGGTAAGGTGGAGGCTGATGTAGAAATTAAAGCTTCAGCTGAAAAGTTTCATGAGATTCTCGGTGGCAGGCCACACCACATTTCCAATGTCTGCCCTGACAAAATACAGGGCTGTGCTTTGCATGAAGGTGACTGGGGCACTGAGGGCTCTGTCATCTACTGGGATTATGTTCATG ATGGGCAAGCCAAAGTTGCTAAGGAGAAAATTGAAGCAATAGATGAAACAAACAAGTCGATCACTTTCAAAGTGATTGAAGGGGATCTCCTGAAGGAGTACAAGAGCTTCAAGATCGTTGTTCAAGCTACTCCCAAGGGTGAGGGCAGCTTGGTCCACTGGAGCATGGAATACGAAAAGCTCAAGGAGGATGTTCCAGAACCAAAGACATTGCTTCAGTTTGCAGTTGATATGAGCAAAGACATTGATGGTCACCTTACTGCATAG